GAGATAAAAAGAATGTTTGCTTTTGCCTTTGCTTTTGCCTTACCACTTTTTTTTATTGGATTTATTATGGATGTATATTATGGTTATGGAACAAGATCTATGCCTGCATTTTCTCCTTTTGTTATTACTTTTCAGCTAAAATTTGCTTTAATATTCTTATTCCTTATTTTAGGTATGGAAGTGTTTACGGATAGTTTTACAAATTATATGATTTCAAAATTTCAATAAAGGTAAGAATATAGATGGCTGGTGATGAAGATGAGAAAACCGAAGAACCTACCGATAAAAAAATAGAAGATGCTAAAAAGGAAGGTAATGTTCCTAAATCTATGGAAGTTACAGGTGCTGCTACTTTATTTTTTGGGTCATTATACTTATTATTTTTTTCAGGACATGCTCTTGATCAAATAAAAAAACTAATGCTTTATTCTTTTAACTTTATGGGCGAAGAAATGACTTCGCATGTTTTTTATAGTATTGGCTATACAATGGTAATTACTGTAGTAACTGCATTAATGCCACTTTTTATATTAGTTTTACTGTTAGCTTTTATTACTAATTGGTCTCAATTTGGTTTTGTTATAACTCCATTAAAAATAGATTTACAAAAGCTTGATCCCATTAAAGGTGCAAAGGGTATATTTGGCCCTAAGAAAGCCTTAGAGTCTTTAAAACTTACTTTGAAGCTCACTATTATTGTAGTTGTAATGTTTTTACTTTTTATATTTACATACAAAGCTTTTTTATCTATGATGGATACTCAATTACAAGCTACAATTTACTCGATAATCGAGCTTACTGGTTATTTTTTAGCAGCCATATTACTTATTATAATTATTTTTGCTATAATAGATTTTTATTTTACAAGGCATTATTATTTTAAATCTCTTAAAATGAGTAAACAAGAGGTTAAAGATGAATATAAGAATATGGATGGTGACCCTCAAGTAAAAGGTCGAATTCGTAAAATTCAAATGCAAATGGCAATGAAAAGAATGATGTCTGATGTTCCTGATGCAGATGTTGTGATTACAAATCCTACTCATTATGCAATTGCGATGAAATATGATAATCAAGTTGATTCTGCACCAAAAATTGTTGCAAAAGGAATTGATTTTATTGCCTTAAAAATAAAAGATATAGCAAGAGAAAATGATATACCAATTATAGAGAATCCTGCATTAGCAAGGTCTATATACTCTCAAATTGAGATAGACCAGGAAATACCTAATGAGTTTTATAAAGCTTTAGCAGAGATATTTTCTTATGTATATGAATTAAAGAAAAAAAAGAGGTAACTTTTTGAAATTAATAATAATAATATTGCTTTTTGTTTCTTCATTATATGCAAAGAAAGACTTTTATTATGGATTTATTGATTCAACAGGTAATCAAATATCTCAAAAAAGAACTCAAGCTATTGCAGATGGTTTTGAGATTATTAAAAATATCCGTGTCTTAGCCCGTGAAGGGAAAATTGATGAAGCTTATACTCAAATCAAAACATTTAAAGAACAAAATAAAATAAAAATATTAAATTCTGATATTATAATTTTATATTCAGAGTTAGCTTTAAAAAAAGGTTCCAAAAGATTTATTTTAGAGGCTTCTAAAGAATTAGAAAAGGCTATAAATGATTCAAGGATTCATGAAAATGATTTAGCTAGAGCTTATATGGTTTTAGTAGAATTAAAGTTAAATATAAATAAAGCAAAAGATGCAAAATATTTTGCAAATATTATAATTAATAACTTTGATAATAAGGTAATAAAAGCTTATGGACGAATATATCTTGCAAAGGTTTATAGGCATCAAAGAGATTATAGAAGAGCTACAAAAATTTTATATGAAATTCTTACTAAAACAACTGATGTTTTAGTTGCAACAATTGTAGCCGATGAGCTTTTTGATGTATATATCTTAGATAAAAAAAGAGATGAAGCATATGAATTAATATCAAAAGTATTAAAGAAAAATATGGACTATTATGCAAGTGATTCTTTTTTAGCTCTAAAAAAAGTTAATCGTCTTACAAAAGCAGGTATGCCTGAATTTGCTATAGAAATATTAGAAGAGTTATTACAAAGAACAGATAAACCTTCTTCAATAGAAGACTTTAAATTTAAACTAGCAAATACTTATATGGATATGTATGATAGAACAGATACTTATTTATTAAAAGCTAAAGAACTTTATAAAGATATTATAAATGATTTCCCTGAAGGGATATACTTTTATAAAGCAAAAATGTATTTAGATGAAATTTTAATGCGTGAAAGAAAAGTAAAACCTTCAGTTCTTGCTACAAAATATAAAAATTCAGAATCAATGCAACAGAAAGTTCTTTTACAAGAATTATTAAATGATAAAGCAGAAAAGAAATATGAGATTATTCTAAAATCTAAAAAAGTTTATAGGAAGATTTCTAATTCAATTGCAAAAAGATTTGGTTACGAGTCTGTTAATCTAATTTTTGATGAAGTTAATATTGATATGATAAAAAATTATCTAAAAATAGGAAAATGTTTTTTATTAAATAAAGCTTTGAAAACTTCAAGGAATGAAACTTTAGAGCTTTTAATTAAAGATGAAGAAATAAAGTTTAAATTTTTTGAATGTTTAATTGAAGTTCCTTATGAAAAGGCATATTTACTTTTAAAAGATACTTTTAATAAAAGTAGAGATGCAAATATATATTTATATTTAGAAAGAATGGCGTTAGCTTTACAAAAATTCAATGAAGCAGAAGGTTTCTCTGCAAAAGTTGATATGGTGGATAACAAAGAAGTTTTAAGTAAAGAATTTTTATATAGATTTTTATTGTTAAGTCAAAAAGAAGATTCAGTTGCATTGGATAAATACTTTAATTATGCATATAAAAATCAGAATTTTATTGCTAATAATAGTAGTAACCCTGTTATAATTGATTTTTATTACAACTATTATTTATATTTAATAAAAAAAGATCTATTAAAAGATGCAAAAGACATTTTAAGTAAGCTTTACGAAAAACAAAATGAATTAAATGCTCATGTTTATTCTCCTTTTGTGGAGTTAGAACTTGCAAAAATATCTCAGACAAATAATGAAAATCAAAAAGCATTAGATTTATTACTTAATTCTATAGAGTATTCAAGGAAAATAAGACCAAATGATTTAGCACAAACTTATTATGAAATAATTAAACTATATGAAGAGTTTGATAATAATCTTAAAAAAGATGAATTTATAAATAAATGTAAAGCAATTGAAAATACAAAAGATAGTTTATATAAAAAAATGTGTGATGAGATGTAAATGGATATTGATTCTCTTTTAGAAGGCATTGATTCCACAAATTTATCTATTCCTTTTGGTAGGATTAGACATATATCAACAACTACAATTAAAGCTACAGGAATAGAAGTAGCAGTTGGTGATATAGTTAAAATAGAATCCCAACAACATTTATACACAGTTTTAGGAATGGTAGCATCTATTGAATCAACAGATTTTACAATAGTTCCTTTTTCATTTATTGAAGGTTTTCGTATTCATGATAAAGTTTATTTGCAAAAAGAAGGATTATCTGTAAAAACAGGATATGGCTTGCTTGGTCGAGTGAT
This genomic interval from Arcobacter sp. LA11 contains the following:
- the flhB gene encoding flagellar biosynthesis protein FlhB, which gives rise to MAGDEDEKTEEPTDKKIEDAKKEGNVPKSMEVTGAATLFFGSLYLLFFSGHALDQIKKLMLYSFNFMGEEMTSHVFYSIGYTMVITVVTALMPLFILVLLLAFITNWSQFGFVITPLKIDLQKLDPIKGAKGIFGPKKALESLKLTLKLTIIVVVMFLLFIFTYKAFLSMMDTQLQATIYSIIELTGYFLAAILLIIIIFAIIDFYFTRHYYFKSLKMSKQEVKDEYKNMDGDPQVKGRIRKIQMQMAMKRMMSDVPDADVVITNPTHYAIAMKYDNQVDSAPKIVAKGIDFIALKIKDIARENDIPIIENPALARSIYSQIEIDQEIPNEFYKALAEIFSYVYELKKKKR
- a CDS encoding lipopolysaccharide assembly protein LapB gives rise to the protein MKLIIIILLFVSSLYAKKDFYYGFIDSTGNQISQKRTQAIADGFEIIKNIRVLAREGKIDEAYTQIKTFKEQNKIKILNSDIIILYSELALKKGSKRFILEASKELEKAINDSRIHENDLARAYMVLVELKLNINKAKDAKYFANIIINNFDNKVIKAYGRIYLAKVYRHQRDYRRATKILYEILTKTTDVLVATIVADELFDVYILDKKRDEAYELISKVLKKNMDYYASDSFLALKKVNRLTKAGMPEFAIEILEELLQRTDKPSSIEDFKFKLANTYMDMYDRTDTYLLKAKELYKDIINDFPEGIYFYKAKMYLDEILMRERKVKPSVLATKYKNSESMQQKVLLQELLNDKAEKKYEIILKSKKVYRKISNSIAKRFGYESVNLIFDEVNIDMIKNYLKIGKCFLLNKALKTSRNETLELLIKDEEIKFKFFECLIEVPYEKAYLLLKDTFNKSRDANIYLYLERMALALQKFNEAEGFSAKVDMVDNKEVLSKEFLYRFLLLSQKEDSVALDKYFNYAYKNQNFIANNSSNPVIIDFYYNYYLYLIKKDLLKDAKDILSKLYEKQNELNAHVYSPFVELELAKISQTNNENQKALDLLLNSIEYSRKIRPNDLAQTYYEIIKLYEEFDNNLKKDEFINKCKAIENTKDSLYKKMCDEM